Proteins from one Candidatus Paracaedimonas acanthamoebae genomic window:
- the mdh gene encoding malate dehydrogenase yields the protein MARKKISLVGSGNIGGTLALLSGLKELGDIFLFDVVEGIPEGKALDLAEMSPIMGFDATIKGGNDYSELKDSDVVIVTAGVPRKPGMSRDDLLEINAGVIREVARNIRLYCPEAFVIVITNPLDAMVWVMQHESQLPPHKIVGMAGELDAARFRYFLSQQFGVSVKDISALVMGGHGDTMVPLVRFSSVAGIPLPELIKMGWATQSDIDKIVDRTRNGGAEIVNLLKAGSAFYAPAASAILMAEAYLKDQKRIVPCAAWLEGQYGVKGLYVGVPAIIGAGGVERIIELELSSEERGMFDHSIESVQALIKQLSL from the coding sequence ATGGCACGTAAAAAAATATCCTTAGTTGGTTCAGGTAATATAGGTGGAACTTTAGCGCTTTTAAGCGGGTTAAAAGAGCTAGGAGATATCTTCTTATTTGATGTTGTTGAAGGTATTCCTGAAGGAAAAGCTTTGGACCTTGCAGAAATGTCACCAATTATGGGATTCGATGCGACCATTAAAGGGGGAAACGATTACTCTGAGCTTAAAGATTCTGATGTTGTGATCGTAACGGCGGGTGTTCCTCGTAAGCCTGGCATGAGTCGAGATGATTTACTTGAGATAAATGCGGGTGTTATTCGTGAGGTGGCGCGTAATATTCGACTCTATTGCCCAGAAGCCTTTGTCATTGTTATTACAAATCCTCTTGATGCAATGGTTTGGGTCATGCAGCATGAAAGCCAACTTCCTCCGCATAAAATTGTAGGAATGGCCGGGGAATTGGATGCAGCTCGTTTTCGTTATTTTCTAAGTCAACAATTTGGTGTTTCCGTAAAAGATATTTCAGCATTAGTCATGGGCGGCCATGGTGACACGATGGTTCCTTTAGTGCGTTTTTCATCGGTGGCAGGTATCCCTTTGCCAGAACTTATCAAAATGGGATGGGCAACCCAGTCAGATATTGACAAAATCGTTGATCGAACAAGAAATGGGGGGGCAGAAATAGTTAATTTGTTAAAGGCTGGCTCTGCTTTTTATGCGCCTGCTGCTTCTGCAATTCTCATGGCGGAGGCTTATTTAAAAGATCAGAAACGAATTGTCCCTTGTGCAGCTTGGCTTGAAGGTCAATATGGCGTAAAGGGATTATATGTTGGTGTGCCAGCAATTATTGGGGCTGGTGGAGTTGAACGGATTATTGAGCTTGAGTTGTCTTCTGAAGAAAGAGGAATGTTTGATCATTCTATTGAATCAGTTCAAGCTCTTATTAAGCAATTGAGTTTGTAG